A section of the Clostridium felsineum DSM 794 genome encodes:
- a CDS encoding response regulator transcription factor: protein MNNKILIIEDDKEISEMLKSYLVNEGFVICTAFDGEEGILKFLKKEFDLIILDIMLPKLDGMEVLNVIRKKSTVPVLIMSAKDTDVDKALGLGFGADDYIAKPFSMIEILARIKAAIRRATRYSKDTIKEQCTIEIGDLIININDFSVNKRGQKVQLTSKEFEILKLFCKNPKRVFTKAQVYSEVWEDEYYGDDNVINVYIRRLREKIEDDPSKPKYIKTLWGIGYKMGDLK, encoded by the coding sequence ATGAATAATAAAATTTTAATTATAGAGGATGATAAAGAAATAAGTGAAATGCTTAAAAGTTACTTAGTAAATGAAGGCTTTGTAATTTGCACAGCTTTTGACGGAGAAGAAGGAATTTTGAAATTCTTAAAAAAAGAGTTTGACTTAATTATTTTAGATATAATGCTTCCTAAGCTAGATGGTATGGAGGTTTTAAATGTAATACGAAAGAAAAGTACAGTTCCAGTTTTAATAATGTCTGCAAAGGATACAGATGTGGACAAAGCTTTAGGATTAGGTTTTGGAGCTGATGATTATATAGCCAAGCCGTTTTCTATGATAGAAATTTTAGCAAGGATCAAAGCAGCTATAAGAAGGGCTACTAGATATTCTAAGGACACAATAAAAGAACAGTGTACCATAGAAATTGGAGATTTAATTATAAATATAAATGATTTTTCGGTAAATAAAAGAGGACAAAAGGTTCAGCTTACTTCAAAGGAATTTGAAATTTTAAAGCTATTTTGCAAAAATCCTAAGAGAGTTTTCACCAAAGCTCAAGTATATAGTGAGGTATGGGAGGATGAGTATTATGGAGACGATAATGTTATAAATGTCTATATTAGAAGGTTAAGAGAAAAGATTGAGGATGATCCCTCAAAACCTAAATATATCAAAACGCTGTGGGGAATAGGGTACAAAATGGGTGATTTAAAGTGA
- a CDS encoding ABC transporter ATP-binding protein codes for MKKGTLFRLARYVGKYKMYMIVSLIFAFISNVLIAFMPLIVGKGIDNIISKGKVDFNNLLRIILILAVVYVVSSIFTWLFTVVANLLAYNTVRDLRNEALGKISTLPLKYFDRNPHGDIMSRLTNDMDAISDGLFQGITQFYPAIITIVSSIILMLVLSIKLTLVIILMTPLCFFIATFITKRSNKMFKQQQNTVGELNGYIEEIIGNQKVVRLFGYEKRAEENFSEINSRLYNCGRLAQFYSSLTNPSTRYVNNMTYVLVGVVGGLLAVLSGLSIGTISSFLTYSTQFSQPINNVTGVATQLQAAIASAERVFSILDEIPEKSDSEKTEVLKKCEGNVQFNNVSFSYNKKQPLVENFSVDIKKGSTIAIVGPTGAGKTTMVNLLMRFYDIDGGKITIDGIDINEMKRKDVRSLFGMVLQDTWLFEGTIKENIAYGKENASLKEVEEAAKGAYIHSFIKRLSDGYETRITESGGNLSEGQKQLLTIARVMLINPPMLILDEATSSVDTRTEIKIQNAFLKMMEGRTSFVIAHRLSTIRDADLILVMKNGHIVERGKHEELLLNKNGLYREIYESQFKNAM; via the coding sequence ATGAAAAAAGGTACTTTATTTAGATTAGCACGTTATGTAGGAAAATATAAAATGTACATGATTGTATCACTTATATTTGCGTTTATAAGTAACGTTCTTATTGCATTTATGCCGCTAATTGTTGGAAAGGGAATTGATAATATAATTTCCAAAGGGAAAGTTGATTTTAATAACCTACTTAGAATAATTTTAATTTTAGCTGTAGTATATGTAGTTAGCTCAATATTTACATGGCTTTTTACGGTTGTTGCTAATTTGTTAGCATATAATACTGTACGTGATTTGAGAAATGAAGCTTTAGGTAAAATAAGTACTTTGCCACTAAAATATTTTGATAGAAATCCACATGGAGATATAATGAGTAGGCTTACAAATGATATGGATGCTATTTCTGATGGACTTTTTCAAGGAATAACTCAATTTTATCCAGCTATAATAACAATAGTAAGTTCTATTATTCTTATGTTAGTTTTAAGCATAAAGCTTACACTAGTAATAATATTAATGACGCCATTATGTTTTTTTATAGCTACATTTATTACAAAGAGATCAAATAAGATGTTTAAACAACAGCAAAATACAGTGGGTGAGTTAAATGGATATATAGAAGAAATTATAGGTAATCAAAAGGTAGTTAGATTATTTGGTTATGAAAAAAGAGCAGAAGAAAATTTTTCTGAAATAAATTCAAGATTATATAATTGTGGTAGACTTGCACAATTTTATTCATCACTTACAAACCCCTCAACAAGATATGTAAATAATATGACATATGTACTAGTAGGTGTTGTAGGAGGACTTTTAGCGGTTTTAAGTGGTTTAAGCATTGGAACAATTTCAAGTTTCTTAACTTACTCCACACAGTTTTCACAGCCCATAAATAATGTAACAGGTGTTGCAACTCAACTTCAAGCAGCAATTGCATCGGCTGAAAGAGTATTTTCAATTTTAGATGAAATTCCGGAAAAAAGTGATAGTGAAAAAACTGAAGTTCTTAAAAAGTGTGAGGGAAATGTTCAGTTTAATAATGTATCTTTTTCTTATAATAAAAAACAGCCTCTTGTTGAAAATTTTAGTGTAGACATAAAGAAGGGAAGTACTATAGCAATTGTGGGACCAACAGGTGCTGGAAAAACAACTATGGTTAATCTTTTAATGAGGTTTTATGATATAGATGGCGGCAAGATAACCATAGATGGTATAGATATAAATGAAATGAAAAGAAAAGATGTTAGAAGTTTATTTGGCATGGTTCTTCAAGATACTTGGCTTTTTGAAGGAACTATAAAAGAAAATATAGCTTATGGAAAAGAAAATGCATCACTTAAAGAGGTTGAAGAGGCAGCAAAAGGAGCATATATACACAGCTTTATTAAAAGACTTTCTGATGGATATGAAACAAGAATAACGGAATCAGGTGGTAATCTTTCAGAGGGGCAAAAACAGCTTTTAACTATAGCACGTGTAATGCTTATAAATCCACCAATGCTTATACTAGATGAGGCAACTAGTAGTGTTGATACAAGAACTGAAATAAAAATACAAAATGCATTCCTTAAAATGATGGAAGGACGTACAAGCTTTGTAATTGCACATAGGCTTTCGACTATTAGAGATGCGGATTTGATTTTGGTTATGAAAAATGGCCATATAGTAGAAAGAGGTAAACATGAAGAGCTTCTTTTAAATAAGAATGGATTATATAGAGAAATTTATGAAAGTCAATTTAAAAATGCTATGTAA
- a CDS encoding ABC transporter ATP-binding protein, with protein MVRLLKLLKPYRKQVVLGPIFKLIEAILEISIPTMMVLITDKGIGMKDTGYIVRVGLIMLLMATLGVAASFTCQYFASIASQGFGTILRNELFKKIGTFSYNEIDEFGTPSLINRVTNDVNQLQLALAMFIRLAIRVPFLCIGGVIMAMFLDIKLSSIMYLSIPIFAFVVYLIMSKSLPLYKVVQKKLDNLSLILRENLSGIRVIRAFSKMENEKVRFKKSNEELTDEVIGVGKISALMNPLTSIIMNFAVLAILWFGGKRVYSGAVTRGKIIAYINYTNLVLSALIIVANLIVTFTKAAASASRVGEVFNTDSSITYKDEKDFKQEKNGDSILKFDNVSFSYKNSKEFAISDISFDIKRGQTVGIIGGTGAGKTTLINLIPRLYDASKGKVFINGVDVKNYPKTLLEKKIGVVPQKAILFSGSIKENISWGKEGASIEEIREAARKGMASEFIEKLPNKYDTNISQGGANFSGGQKQRLTISRALIKKPEILILDDSLSALDYATDAALREELKKNSKEMTLIMVTQRISTIKNADLIIVLDDGRVAGVGNHEELLKVSEVYKEICNSQLSKEAM; from the coding sequence TTGGTAAGATTATTGAAACTTTTAAAACCATATAGAAAACAAGTAGTATTAGGCCCAATTTTTAAATTAATTGAAGCAATACTTGAAATATCAATACCTACAATGATGGTATTAATAACAGACAAGGGAATAGGAATGAAGGATACAGGGTACATAGTTAGAGTAGGACTTATAATGCTTTTAATGGCAACACTTGGAGTCGCAGCCTCTTTTACATGTCAGTATTTTGCATCTATTGCATCACAGGGCTTTGGTACCATTTTAAGAAATGAATTATTTAAAAAAATAGGTACTTTTTCTTATAATGAAATTGATGAATTTGGTACACCTTCACTTATAAATCGTGTAACCAATGACGTAAATCAGCTTCAGCTTGCACTAGCAATGTTTATTAGACTTGCTATAAGGGTTCCTTTTTTATGCATAGGCGGAGTTATAATGGCAATGTTTTTAGATATAAAGCTCTCTAGTATAATGTATTTGTCTATTCCAATATTTGCATTTGTAGTATACCTTATAATGAGTAAATCACTTCCACTATATAAAGTGGTTCAAAAGAAACTTGATAATTTATCACTTATTTTAAGAGAAAATTTGTCAGGCATAAGAGTAATAAGAGCTTTTTCTAAGATGGAAAATGAAAAAGTTAGATTTAAAAAGTCAAATGAAGAGCTTACAGATGAAGTAATTGGAGTTGGAAAAATTTCAGCACTTATGAACCCTCTTACAAGTATAATAATGAATTTCGCTGTTTTAGCAATACTTTGGTTCGGAGGAAAAAGAGTATATTCGGGGGCAGTTACAAGAGGAAAAATAATAGCTTATATAAATTATACTAATCTTGTACTTTCAGCACTTATAATCGTGGCTAATTTAATTGTTACATTTACAAAAGCAGCAGCAAGTGCATCTAGGGTAGGAGAGGTTTTTAATACAGATTCAAGTATTACTTATAAAGATGAAAAAGATTTTAAACAAGAGAAAAATGGAGATTCAATTTTGAAATTTGATAATGTTTCATTTTCTTATAAAAACTCTAAGGAATTTGCAATAAGCGATATTTCTTTTGATATAAAAAGAGGACAAACTGTTGGCATAATTGGAGGAACAGGAGCTGGAAAAACTACACTTATAAACCTTATTCCCAGATTATACGATGCAAGCAAGGGAAAAGTTTTTATAAATGGAGTTGATGTTAAAAATTATCCTAAAACTTTACTTGAAAAGAAAATAGGAGTTGTACCTCAAAAGGCAATTTTATTTTCTGGAAGTATAAAGGAAAATATAAGTTGGGGAAAAGAGGGTGCTTCAATAGAGGAAATTAGAGAAGCTGCTAGAAAGGGTATGGCATCAGAATTTATAGAAAAATTGCCTAATAAATATGATACTAATATTTCTCAAGGAGGAGCTAATTTTTCAGGAGGACAAAAACAAAGACTTACTATATCAAGAGCATTAATAAAGAAACCTGAAATACTTATATTAGATGATAGTTTAAGTGCACTTGATTACGCAACAGATGCTGCTTTAAGAGAAGAATTAAAGAAAAATTCTAAGGAAATGACACTTATTATGGTTACACAAAGAATAAGTACCATAAAAAATGCTGATTTGATTATTGTTTTGGATGACGGTAGGGTAGCAGGAGTTGGAAATCATGAAGAGCTTTTAAAGGTGTCAGAGGTATATAAGGAAATATGTAATTCTCAACTTTCAAAGGAGGCTATGTAG
- a CDS encoding LysR family transcriptional regulator — MDIKQLRYFYTIAEEGKITTAAKKLHIAQPPLSYQLKNLENELGVKLVERGSRSIKLTDAGLMLYNRAKQILNLTQTTIDELNDFKNGTHGTLSIGTVSSSGPSLVNNILLKFHEKYPLINFEIHEGNTYELLEILKRGIIEFAIVRTPFNAYGFNCIYLPSEPMAAIMHPDFNYSSKSTTKINELYDKPLIFYRRFEKLIYEACENSGFHPKVFCKNDDARTSLLWASAGLGIAITPKSVVSLGNSNLVCKEIEDLSLSTQLAVIWPKNSYISSTAENFFEMFKL, encoded by the coding sequence GTGGATATTAAACAACTAAGATATTTTTATACTATTGCAGAAGAAGGTAAGATAACAACTGCTGCTAAAAAGCTTCATATTGCTCAACCACCTCTAAGTTATCAACTTAAAAACTTAGAAAATGAATTGGGCGTGAAATTGGTAGAGCGGGGAAGTCGAAGTATTAAATTAACTGATGCAGGCCTTATGCTATATAATCGAGCAAAGCAAATACTAAATTTAACACAAACTACCATAGACGAATTAAATGATTTTAAAAATGGTACTCATGGTACTTTATCCATAGGAACTGTTTCCTCTTCTGGTCCATCACTTGTAAACAACATACTTTTAAAGTTTCATGAGAAGTATCCTTTAATAAACTTTGAAATTCATGAAGGTAATACCTATGAACTGCTTGAAATACTAAAAAGAGGTATAATTGAATTTGCCATTGTTAGAACACCCTTTAATGCCTACGGGTTTAACTGTATTTATTTACCTAGTGAACCAATGGCCGCTATAATGCATCCGGATTTCAATTATAGTTCTAAGAGCACTACAAAAATCAATGAACTTTATGATAAACCACTTATTTTTTATAGACGCTTTGAAAAACTTATATATGAAGCTTGTGAAAATTCTGGCTTTCACCCAAAGGTATTTTGTAAAAATGATGATGCAAGAACCTCATTACTATGGGCAAGCGCAGGATTAGGAATAGCTATTACACCAAAATCCGTTGTTTCTTTAGGAAATTCTAATTTGGTATGCAAAGAAATAGAAGATTTATCACTATCAACACAATTGGCTGTTATATGGCCTAAAAATAGCTACATTTCCTCTACTGCAGAGAATTTTTTTGAAATGTTTAAACTTTAA
- a CDS encoding LTA synthase family protein, with protein sequence MNNKLVNLKNNIKEFLLRHLYILYTIIAVTIKTINYEKLISPTFFSIKFILPPVLSSIIVICSISLLFKNKGRTRFLYFFNLIISILLIADSAYYRYFKDCISLSVIRNGILLSGVSSSLRDLLYPSDFIYLIDCIILIPLIRIFKGYFNKTAIFKIRFAEFLILLCIALPINILKIYSLTIEQPTLISTMVNKMYIAKVIGIVNFQVIDAYNVISTKVKDLKTLPPARQKEIKNYLKKKDSYTTSNFTGAAKGKNLIMIQVEALQQFVIGAKMNGQEITPNLNRWMGKSLYFNNYFYQVASGVTSDAEFLSNNSLYPADSGAAYYMYCNDTYDSLARQMNNNGYYTTAINGYKEGFWNRNVMYKAEDFHDYFAERNYNINETVGLGLSDKSWLNQTLPMMKNFKQPYFSFLITLSSHYPYDDQKGYGNFDVGKYKGTLLGNYLNGIHYTDAQLGMFLDNLEKQGMLDNSIVVLYGDHFAIPKNSIEDLYNFENIKNPTNLDWYELQKVPMFIHFPHDENKGVNSMYSSQIDLYPTIANLFGLDKKYMFGSDLLNTQNNVVTFRNGSFTDGKYFYVSFEDSYYDIDDKKTIKPTSKLKAMKEDSLTQLQYSDDILNHNLMKTFLKDDSKDKKR encoded by the coding sequence ATGAATAATAAACTAGTTAATTTAAAAAATAATATTAAAGAATTCTTGCTTAGACACTTATATATTTTGTATACTATTATAGCTGTTACTATTAAAACTATTAATTATGAAAAGTTAATATCCCCTACTTTTTTTAGTATTAAATTTATACTGCCACCAGTTCTTTCATCAATAATTGTAATATGCAGTATTTCACTTTTATTTAAAAATAAAGGACGAACCCGATTTCTTTATTTTTTTAATTTAATAATTAGTATACTATTAATAGCTGATTCTGCTTATTATAGATATTTTAAAGATTGTATATCACTTTCTGTTATAAGGAATGGTATTCTTTTAAGTGGTGTATCTTCTAGTTTAAGAGATTTATTATATCCTTCAGATTTTATTTATCTTATTGATTGTATAATATTAATACCTTTAATTCGAATTTTTAAAGGTTACTTTAATAAAACCGCAATTTTTAAAATACGCTTTGCAGAATTTCTAATACTTTTGTGTATTGCCTTACCTATAAATATACTTAAAATTTATAGTTTAACTATTGAGCAACCAACTTTAATCTCTACAATGGTTAACAAAATGTATATAGCAAAGGTTATTGGTATTGTTAACTTCCAAGTTATTGATGCCTATAATGTTATATCTACAAAAGTAAAGGATTTAAAAACCTTACCCCCTGCAAGGCAAAAGGAAATAAAAAATTACTTAAAAAAGAAGGATTCTTATACAACTTCTAATTTTACAGGAGCTGCAAAAGGTAAAAATTTAATTATGATTCAAGTAGAAGCTCTCCAGCAATTTGTAATTGGTGCAAAAATGAATGGACAAGAAATTACTCCAAACTTAAATAGATGGATGGGAAAAAGCTTATATTTTAATAATTATTTTTATCAAGTAGCCTCTGGAGTTACTTCTGATGCTGAATTTTTATCAAACAATTCCTTATATCCAGCAGATTCTGGTGCTGCTTACTATATGTATTGTAATGACACCTATGATTCTTTAGCTAGACAAATGAATAACAATGGTTATTACACAACTGCAATAAACGGATACAAGGAAGGCTTTTGGAACAGAAATGTAATGTACAAGGCAGAGGATTTTCATGATTATTTTGCTGAGCGTAATTATAATATCAATGAAACTGTTGGACTTGGTTTAAGCGATAAATCTTGGCTTAATCAGACATTACCAATGATGAAAAATTTCAAACAACCCTACTTCTCTTTTTTAATTACCTTAAGCAGTCATTATCCTTATGATGATCAAAAAGGTTATGGTAATTTTGATGTAGGAAAATATAAAGGAACTTTACTTGGAAATTATTTAAATGGAATACATTATACTGATGCTCAACTTGGAATGTTTTTAGATAACCTTGAAAAACAAGGTATGCTTGATAATTCTATAGTTGTGCTTTATGGAGATCATTTTGCAATACCTAAAAACTCAATAGAGGATCTTTATAATTTTGAAAACATCAAAAATCCAACAAATTTAGATTGGTACGAACTTCAAAAGGTCCCTATGTTTATTCATTTTCCTCATGATGAAAATAAAGGAGTAAACTCTATGTATAGTAGCCAAATAGATCTTTATCCTACTATAGCAAATTTGTTTGGGCTTGATAAAAAATATATGTTTGGTTCAGATTTATTGAATACTCAAAATAATGTTGTTACCTTTAGAAATGGTTCATTTACTGACGGAAAGTATTTTTATGTTTCTTTTGAGGATAGTTATTATGACATTGATGATAAGAAAACCATAAAACCAACCTCAAAATTAAAAGCTATGAAAGAAGATTCGTTAACCCAATTACAATACTCTGATGATATTTTAAATCATAACCTAATGAAAACTTTTCTAAAAGATGATAGTAAGGATAAAAAGAGGTAG
- a CDS encoding YibE/F family protein, whose amino-acid sequence MKIKKNTVIILFFLSLLIAYVTYDFAANKPISGKVIGTTIGNSKKGVSKLNQHQLNVKITSGDHKGEVVTVDNIVNDKTFDEYMVEKNSNVLLNIEENENGTIKRVYIYEIVRYKALYILIFSFIFLLGVLAGEKGLKSILALLVTGFVILKVLIPLIVKGYNPIIVSIILCIAISTISLIVISGKNKKTLSAIIGTCSGLLIAAIIALVLSSKLKLTGFTDEQLQMLVYISQDKNFNFRGLLFSGILMGALGAVMDISMSIASSVSEIKEKKPDISTSALIKSAMKIGQDIMGTMANTLILAYVGGNLYNLILVFSYNLPLYRILDQDIIATEILNSLAGSLGLLFTVPITAVTAALLLNMNKENEL is encoded by the coding sequence ATGAAAATTAAAAAGAATACAGTTATTATACTTTTTTTCTTATCTTTACTAATAGCATATGTTACTTATGATTTTGCAGCTAATAAACCAATCTCAGGGAAGGTAATTGGGACAACTATAGGCAATTCAAAAAAAGGTGTAAGCAAACTTAATCAGCATCAATTAAATGTAAAGATCACTTCTGGTGATCATAAAGGTGAAGTAGTAACGGTTGATAACATAGTAAATGATAAAACCTTTGATGAATACATGGTTGAGAAGAATTCAAACGTTCTTCTTAATATCGAAGAAAACGAAAATGGTACTATAAAGCGAGTTTATATATACGAAATTGTACGATATAAAGCTTTATATATTTTAATATTTTCCTTTATCTTTTTATTGGGGGTTTTAGCTGGTGAAAAGGGGTTAAAATCTATTTTAGCTCTTTTAGTAACTGGTTTTGTTATTTTAAAGGTATTAATACCTCTTATAGTTAAAGGTTATAATCCTATAATTGTATCTATTATATTATGTATAGCTATAAGCACTATAAGTTTAATTGTAATAAGTGGAAAAAACAAAAAAACTTTATCAGCAATAATCGGCACCTGTAGTGGTTTATTAATTGCAGCTATAATCGCACTGGTATTGAGTTCTAAACTAAAATTAACTGGTTTCACAGACGAACAACTTCAAATGCTAGTATATATCTCTCAAGATAAAAACTTTAATTTCAGAGGTTTATTATTCAGTGGAATACTAATGGGAGCTTTAGGTGCTGTAATGGATATTAGCATGTCCATAGCTTCTTCTGTAAGCGAAATAAAAGAAAAAAAACCTGACATCAGTACTTCAGCTTTAATAAAATCCGCTATGAAAATAGGACAAGATATTATGGGTACTATGGCAAATACCCTAATATTAGCTTATGTAGGCGGTAATTTATACAATTTAATTTTAGTTTTTTCATATAACCTTCCACTGTATAGAATTTTAGATCAAGATATTATTGCTACAGAAATCTTAAATTCTTTAGCTGGAAGTTTAGGCTTACTCTTTACTGTACCTATAACTGCTGTAACTGCTGCTCTATTACTAAATATGAATAAGGAAAATGAACTTTAA
- a CDS encoding phosphatase PAP2 family protein, with translation MTKLNLSLFHYINNLSTKNHIIDTFMIFMSKYVIYLFIGILFTSFILGIVLKNTYIKKITICSALIIILDMILVFILGKFYFVNRPFVLNKVHLLYFHKTTSSFPSDHAIITLAIALSILKLNKPLGKIMILFSIIVGFSRVYVGHHYPLDVICGFILAILSTCLLNYIPRKKH, from the coding sequence ATGACAAAATTAAATTTAAGTTTATTTCATTACATAAACAATTTATCTACGAAAAACCACATTATTGATACATTTATGATTTTCATGTCAAAATACGTTATATACCTTTTCATAGGAATACTTTTTACAAGCTTTATTTTAGGTATAGTCTTAAAAAATACTTACATAAAAAAAATCACTATTTGCTCTGCACTTATAATTATACTTGATATGATTTTAGTATTTATATTAGGTAAATTTTACTTTGTTAACAGACCTTTTGTATTAAATAAAGTACACTTACTTTATTTTCATAAAACCACTTCTTCTTTTCCCAGCGATCATGCTATAATTACTTTAGCTATAGCTCTTAGTATTCTAAAGCTTAACAAGCCTCTTGGAAAAATAATGATTCTTTTTTCAATTATTGTTGGATTTTCGAGGGTGTATGTTGGACATCACTATCCTTTAGATGTAATTTGTGGCTTTATTTTAGCTATACTTTCCACTTGCCTATTAAATTATATACCTAGAAAAAAACATTAA
- a CDS encoding polysaccharide deacetylase family protein encodes MVKNKSKLIKKRAVLVCVLALVVILGFCIIQRKYSKKNIVTATKVDRSIKKKKIKKVVSKEKPNPNDCNIDNLGQGPVYPWNMEKDSNKKIAYLTFDDGPSVNTTKILDILKQNNIQATFFLIGKNAQAYPNLVKLEVANGESVANHTYSHVINYREAPEQFIQDINRCDVVLKSILGDKYIPKFVRFPGGSYGNRLQPFRVAVTNSGYRYLDWNALNGDAEHPNVPVNQLIDNVKKTVAGKKVVVILMHDAGAKTTTVQALPEIIQYLKSQGFSFGKLV; translated from the coding sequence TTGGTTAAAAACAAAAGTAAACTAATAAAAAAAAGAGCAGTGCTTGTTTGTGTATTAGCACTTGTAGTTATTTTGGGGTTTTGTATTATCCAAAGAAAATATAGTAAGAAGAATATTGTAACGGCTACTAAAGTTGATAGAAGTATTAAAAAGAAGAAAATAAAAAAAGTTGTCAGTAAGGAAAAACCTAATCCTAATGACTGTAACATAGATAATTTAGGTCAAGGTCCAGTTTATCCCTGGAATATGGAGAAGGATAGTAATAAAAAAATAGCATATTTGACATTTGATGATGGCCCATCGGTTAATACAACTAAAATTTTGGACATACTAAAGCAAAATAATATACAAGCTACGTTTTTTTTAATAGGAAAAAATGCACAGGCATATCCTAATTTAGTTAAACTAGAAGTAGCAAATGGAGAATCAGTTGCTAATCATACATATAGTCATGTAATAAATTATAGAGAAGCACCGGAACAATTTATACAAGACATAAATAGATGTGATGTAGTTCTTAAATCTATACTTGGGGATAAGTATATACCTAAATTTGTTAGATTTCCAGGAGGATCATATGGTAACAGACTTCAACCTTTTAGGGTAGCAGTTACTAATTCAGGATATAGATACTTAGATTGGAATGCTCTTAATGGAGATGCCGAACATCCCAATGTTCCGGTTAACCAATTAATAGATAACGTGAAGAAGACTGTGGCGGGTAAAAAGGTAGTTGTAATATTAATGCATGATGCAGGAGCAAAGACAACAACAGTACAAGCTCTTCCAGAAATAATACAGTATTTAAAATCACAAGGCTTTTCTTTCGGAAAATTAGTATAA
- a CDS encoding bifunctional folylpolyglutamate synthase/dihydrofolate synthase, which produces MNYEEAISYIHGSLKFGINLGLNRVARLLEILGNPHEKIKCIHIAGTNGKGSTTAMISQILIEAGYKVGMYTSPYIEEFEERIQVNNCNIPKEDLCSIIEKVSLAVKKLKDEGIEDPTEFEIITAAAFLYFSVKKVDYAVIEVGLGGRFDATNVIMPILTVITSVSYDHMKILGDTLGKIAYEKAGIIKDKVPLVLYPQKKEAEVVIKSIAEERKANIINVGEGKAEFIDNLVEKDRYFQHIHMEILQDQYDIKLALLGKHQINNAKTAVMAIEALKNQGVHISKNNIINGLYKVRWRGRLDVIENNPLVVLDGAHNADGILKLKESIQIHFKYNKLILILGILADKEVKKMVELIVRDASKVITVSPHSDRAEDEEELCNMVKRYNNQCEAERDYNRAYEKAVSCYKEGDMILVCGSLYMIGDMIKIIKKKH; this is translated from the coding sequence TTGAATTATGAAGAAGCTATTAGTTATATACACGGTTCTTTGAAGTTTGGTATAAATCTTGGACTTAATAGAGTAGCAAGGCTTCTTGAAATTTTGGGAAATCCTCATGAAAAAATAAAATGTATTCACATTGCAGGTACTAATGGAAAAGGTTCTACAACAGCAATGATAAGTCAAATTTTAATTGAGGCAGGATATAAAGTTGGAATGTATACCTCCCCTTATATAGAGGAGTTTGAAGAGAGAATTCAAGTAAATAATTGCAATATACCAAAAGAGGACTTATGCAGCATAATAGAAAAGGTAAGTTTAGCTGTAAAAAAGCTAAAAGATGAAGGTATAGAGGATCCTACTGAATTTGAAATAATAACCGCAGCAGCATTTTTGTATTTTTCAGTAAAGAAGGTTGATTATGCAGTAATTGAAGTTGGACTTGGAGGAAGATTTGATGCAACCAATGTAATTATGCCTATTTTAACCGTTATAACTTCAGTTAGTTATGACCATATGAAAATACTTGGAGACACATTAGGAAAGATAGCTTATGAAAAGGCAGGAATCATTAAAGATAAGGTTCCACTTGTTTTATATCCTCAAAAAAAAGAAGCAGAAGTGGTTATAAAGAGTATAGCTGAAGAAAGAAAGGCAAATATAATTAATGTGGGAGAAGGCAAAGCGGAATTTATAGATAACTTGGTTGAAAAAGATAGATATTTTCAACATATACATATGGAAATTCTACAAGATCAGTATGATATAAAGCTAGCCCTTCTTGGAAAGCATCAGATTAATAATGCAAAAACTGCGGTTATGGCTATTGAAGCATTAAAAAATCAGGGTGTTCACATAAGTAAAAATAATATCATAAATGGGCTCTATAAAGTAAGATGGAGAGGTAGGCTTGATGTCATAGAGAATAATCCACTAGTTGTGTTGGATGGGGCACACAATGCAGATGGAATTTTAAAGCTTAAAGAAAGTATACAAATTCATTTTAAATATAATAAATTAATTCTTATTTTAGGAATATTGGCTGATAAAGAAGTGAAAAAAATGGTAGAATTAATAGTTAGAGATGCAAGTAAAGTTATAACAGTATCACCACATAGTGATAGAGCAGAGGATGAAGAAGAGTTATGCAATATGGTAAAAAGGTACAATAATCAATGTGAAGCGGAAAGAGATTATAATAGGGCTTATGAAAAAGCTGTTTCTTGCTATAAAGAAGGAGATATGATCCTTGTATGTGGTTCGCTTTATATGATAGGAGATATGATTAAGATTATAAAGAAGAAACACTAA